One segment of Echeneis naucrates chromosome 15, fEcheNa1.1, whole genome shotgun sequence DNA contains the following:
- the LOC115055356 gene encoding barrier-to-autointegration factor-like, with product MSTTSQKHRDFVGEPMGDKAVTALSGIGETLGKKLATDGFDKAYVVLGQFLLLRKDTEMFTEWLKDTTGANSRQAVSCAQCLKEWCDAFL from the exons ATGTCCACCACTTCTCAGAAGCACCGGGACTTTGTCGGGGAGCCAATGGGAGACAAAGCAGTGACGGCTTTGTCGGGTATTGGAGAGACTCTTGGCAAGAAGCTGGCGACGGATGGCTTTGATAAG GCCTATGTGGTCCTGGGTCAGTTCCTTCTGTTGAGGAAAGACACTGAGATGTTCACTGAATGGCTTAAGGACACCACAGGGGCAAACTCCCGTCAGGCTGTCTCCTGTGCTCAGTGCTTGAAGGAGTGGTGCGACGCCTTCCTCTGA